GTTGTTGATGGCTATGGCTTCCGCGGTGGAGTTGATCCATGAGCTGGCTGCGATCCTAGCTGGCCATTACGGTTTAAACGAGGCGGAGCTGGCGGAGAAGCTGACGGATGTTGTCAAGGCGGCGGTGGAGGAGCTCCTCTCCTTGAAGCTGCTGAGCGATCTCGCCGACTCTGTAGATGAGGTGGAGCGGTTGCCCGAGAGCGAGCTGGAGCGCGTTCTATCCGGGTTGGAGCTGGAGAAGCAGGCTGAGGGGGTCATCATCGTTGAGGGGGAAGGGTTCACCTACGTGAACAGATTGATGAGGTTTGGCGCGGTGTACAGGTTGAGGAGCAGGCTCCCTGAAGCCGCCCTACCAGTGGCGCTGCTCGGCTACTGGTACTTCAAGCTGGGGGTTGAAACCCAGCACGCGGAGTTTGCGGTGATTAAGGAGGGGAAGCTTGCCTGGTACGGTTGGCCTGACGAAGCTCTGGAGGAGCTGGTGAAGCCGCTCATCGCTGAGGTTTTTGGGCCAGCGCCTTCAACCGGGAAGCCCGCTGCGTAAGCCTCCTAAGCTGGAAGCTGGGCATAGAACGATGCCAGCCGTACCGCTGAGCGGTGTGCCCAATCTAAGCGGCGTAACGGTTGAATGCCCAAACGCGTGTGAAACGGAGGGCTTTGAGAGAGGTTGTTTGGAGCGGTAAGCCTTACATGAGGAAGACTGTCTATAGCATTGCTATAGTTTAGGTATAACGATCCAGAGCCCAGACTGCATACCGTAGCTCTCAAGTGCATGCTCGGCGGAGGGTTGTCCAAGTGCGCCAACACGCGCTGGTGTTGCTCAGCGAGACTGGCCTTTAAGCTTCGAGTGGGAGTGCACCTGCGGTAAGCGGTTTTCCACCTTAAGTTGCTGGAGCTTAGTAATGGGTGGAGGTGGTGAGCGGGGGGGACCTTGACGCTGGCGGCCGTGGTGTTGTGGGGTTGGCTAGGGGCGTACCCACCTGGGTGCTGTGCCCCGCGTTGCTCGACGGTGTGGTTTGGCTGAAGATCGGTGAGGGGGTTCGCGTGCTAGGTGTTAACAGGGAGAAGACGGCGGCGATCGACGTTCACGTGGATTGCGAGTGGGTAGGTAGTGTAAGCGTGTCAATGGATGCGGGCGCTGTAGCTCCCTTCTTCAAGCCTCTCAAGTCTATAGGCTCAGTGATGGACGTGAAGGTGGGTGAGAGCTTGACGCTGGCGCTCCCCTTCGATCGGAAGCTCATCGAGATTTCCCTCCCAGCGGATTTGGGGGAGATCCCTTCGATGCGGCTGCCTGAACCGAAGTTCGAGTGCTCCGCCTACGGGGTTTTCGATGAGACCGTAAGGCTGTTGAAGAGGGTAAGCGGCTCGAGCAGCGTTCGCGTGCGGGTGAGGGTGGAGAAGGAAAGATTGATTGTTGAACCACCTCGAAAAATCGTCTTGCTTAGGAGAGAACGTGATGCTGGAGGCGAGAACGCGGGCGGCGGGTTTGAGCCAATTGAAGTGAGAGTACATTTCGGCGACCTCCACAAGGTTCTAGACGCGTTCAAGGCGGCGGATCTAAACCCTAGCGTCCTTTGGCTCAGTGACCGCATCCTGGGCCTTAAAGCGGAGCACGGGAGGGCTAGGGTGGAGGGTTTGATAGCGGGGCAAATCGATTAGGTTCGAGGAGAGGCCTCTTGGCTGAGGATGCACGCCCAGCGTGAAGAAGGCTCACCCCGCTGTTTGAGTAGTTACCGGCTTCCTGATCCAGGTTGTGAGCTGGACGGAGGGGGAACGCATTAATACAATTTTCCGATTAATGTTGATGTTTAGGAGCTTTGGTGGTGTGCAGGTGAGGGAGGAGGTTAAATGGTGGCTTAAGGCTGCTGAGAGGAACGTTGAGAGAGCTGAAGCCTCGATTGAGAGGGGGGATTTCGAAGCGGTTGCCTTCTGGGCGCAGCAGGCGGTCGAGTTCTCTCTCAGAGCTCTCATACTCTTCAAGGGGGAGATTCCACCCAAAACCCACAACCTGGTGGAGCTGCATCGGCTTGTGAGCGATCTACTCAGCGGAGTTCGGGAGGAGCTTCTGAGCGAGTTGACGCCCTACTACTCGGTGTCGAGGTACCCGGACATCTTCATGGGGGTGCCCGTTGTTCACAAGAGCACGGCTGAGAGGTTCCTCCGGTTCTCCAGGGAGCTGTTCGAAAGGGTGCGGGAGGTTATCGAGCATGGAGTACGGTGATATCCTGAGGATCGTTAAAAGGTATCTGGAGAGGCTGAGCGAGCGCATAGAGGTTGCGGAGTGCTACATCTTCGGGTCGACCGCTAGGGGGGATAGGCTTAGATCCAGCGACGTGGACATACTCGTGGTATCCCCCTCCGTCGAGGGGCTGTGGCCTGATGAGAGGATAAGGCTGGCCTACGAGCTGTGGGGGAACGAGCTACCAGCCGACATCTTCATCCTCACGCCGAGCGAGTTCCAGAACCTGAAGGATAGGAGCGTTGTCCTGAAAGACGCATCCAGGTACTGGATCAAAGTAGTATAGCGGGTTCTGGTCCACCCGTGGGACGGTAAAAACAGAAGGATTGTTTGAAGACTCCTTCTCTGCTCTACTCCAGCTTTCTGCCGTAGGTTTCGAGGTGCACGATCTCCTTCAGCTCCTTCCTCGGCCTGGGCGGAGGCTGCTCGTCGGGATATCCGACTGCGAAGAGCCCGATCGGGAAGAGGTGGTCCGGCGCACCGATGATTTGCCGGACCTTGTCGGCCACGGGTACTGTGTGCAGCCAGACAGCCCCCAATCCTAGGCAGTGTATCGCCAGCCAGAGGTACATGGCTGCTAGCGATCCGTCGATCATGTAGGAGTCCGGCGCCCGCTGCTGGTCCGCTAGGACGACAATGGCTACCGGGGCTTCCGCCGCGTACCTAGCCCACGGGTGTATCTTTGAGAGCTGCTCCCGCCTCTCTCTGTCGCGTACTACGACGAATTCCCAGGGCTGCCAGTTCCTGGCGCTGGGCGCGTGCCTCGCTATATCGATCGCCTTTAAAACGAGGTCGAAGGGTACATCGTCCTTCTTGAACTTCCTGATGCTCCTCCTCGTCAGAAGGGCGTTGATACAATCCCTGTTTTCCACGCGGTGCACGCGAATGGATGGTATAATTCGTTTGCGACGCTCAGGCAGCCCTTCACCGCTCTACCGGGATCCGCTCCCCGCAGTCTTCTCGAGCTTTAACGGTAGGCTAAAGATGCTGAAGCTTACGGGCGCTTGTGGCTAACTGCAAGCTCGTCGCTTTGGATCTGGATAAAACGCTGTGGGATCACCCTGACGTTTCATCGACTGTACCCCCTTACAGGCGGGTTGATGCCGACGCGATAGCTGACTCGCTGGGGTCCTTGATCAGGTTGAGGAGGGGGGCGCGAGAGGTTCTGCGCGAGCTGAAGAGGAGGGGTATTGCTTTAGCTGTCGTGAGCTGGAACAACTACGATATAGCCGTGGAAGCTTTGAGGGCGCTCGATCTTCTCGACCTCTTCGACATTGTGATCATCGAGCCGCACCCGCACAAGGACCTCATGTTCAAACGGTTGTTGAAGTGGGCCCGCAGGAAGGGCATTGAGGCTGGCGACGTCGTTTTCCTGGATGATAACCCGGAGATGGTGGAGAAGGTGAAGCGCGCGTGGCCCGCGGTTAGAACGCTGAGGTTCGGCCACGATGTTCGCAGCTTCGAGGATCTACTCGGCCTCCTGTACCCGCTACAGGGCTAACCGCCTACCCGTTAAACGTCCTCGGCGAAAGTGTTGCTGTGCATCATGAAGGGGTTTAGGACTTTGAAGGCTTCCGCATACGCGGCTCCGATGAGCTTCCCCATGAGGCGCATGTAGGCTCTAACGGAGTCCTCGAGGGCTGGCGTGTACTGGGATTGATGGGCTCTCACCGCCTTCATCTTGACTTCCATGTACTCGCTCACGTCGATGATCGCGTTCGGCTTCCGGGTCCAGTAGAACGCTACGTACCGCACAGGGTGGGGCTTCAGCCCTTCAGCCAGCGGGATGGAGTGCGGGTGCGCCGAGAAGAAGGCGGCTTCAACCGCGAGAATGCCCGCCGCGCGGTGATCGGGATGAACTTCGTACGTGAGCCAAGGGTCCGGTGCTATTACCATGTCGGGCTTGTACCACCGTATGAGCCGGATCAGCTCGCGCCTGGCTTCGAGCGTCGGTTGAAGCTCTCCATCCCTGTAGCCCAGCCACACGAGCTCCTTCACGCCCAGTAGGCGGGCAGCCTCCTCCTGCTCCCTCCTCCTCACGAGGGCGAGCTTCTCCGGGTACATCTCGGGGTCCATTGTGCCCAGGCCGCCGTCGGTGAGCGTGACGTAGGCAACTTCAACACCCCTGCTGGCGAGCTTGGCTACTAGGCCGCCAGCCGCGATGTCCGTGTCGTCTGGGTGGGGTTGCACGCATAATACCTTCCGAACCCTATCGAAGGCTCTCGATAGGTCCTCCCTCATCATCTCCAAGTACGCTTTCACGGCCTCTCCGTAGCTCAAGCGAGAAACGAGACCCTCCAAGCCCTCCACGAGCCCTCATCCAGCGCCCCGTATATCACCTTAACCGATCCGCAAGCCTCAAGGCCTCCGCGTCGGACGCGAGCCTTCCCAGCGTCTGGTGAGCACTGATTATTTAACCGTGAGGTTTAGCCACTTGTGGTGCGTGCGGCTAGGCGCGCCGGCTATGTGGAGTACGCGATCAGGGAGATTGACGCTCTCGCCAGGCAGCTTGAGCGTAGCGGGAGGCGGGTCATCAGGCTGAACATCGGGGACCCCGTCGCGTACGGCCTCCAACCGCCCCAGGAGCTTAGGCGTCTGCTGGCTCAGGCTGTGGAGGAGGGTTACAACTTCTACTCGCCGAGCGAGGGGTTGTGGGAGCTGAGGGAGGCGATCGCGGAGAGGGAGCGTAGGGTTTGGGGGGTGGATGTTTCGCCGGAGGATGTGCTGGTGACGACGGGGGTTTCGGAGGGGATCAGCATGCTGATGGCCGCGCTCATCGATGAGGGGGATGAGGTCCTCCTGCCCTCCCCCTGCTACCCCGTCTACGTCCCCTACGTTAGGCTGTACGGTGGAGTGCCGAAGTTCTACCGCGTAGTTGAGGAGGGTGGGGTGTGGAGGCTGGGGGACGACCCTGCAGAGCTCGTCACGCCCCGCACGAAGGCTGTCGTCATCATCAATCCCCACAACCCGACGGGGGCCGTCCTGAGCGAGGGGGAGGTGCGCAAGCTCGTCGAGGCGGCTCTATCGGTTGGAGCTTGCGTGGTCTCGGACGAGATTTACGACGAGCTGGTGCTCGAGGGCTGCTACAGGAGCACGGCCGCCGTAGCCGGGGATGCACCGCTGATCGTCTTGAACGGCTTCTCGAAGCGATGGCTGGTGACCGGCTGGAGGCTCGGCTACATGTACTTCCGCGGGCCCGGGTCGGAGGAGGTGCGGGACGCGGTTGTCAAGCTGGCGAGGACAAGGCTCTGCCCACCGACGCCGGCTCAAAGGGCGGCCGCGCTCTTCCTGCAGCGGGAGGAACCGTTCGTTAAGCAATTGAGGGAGGAGGTGAGAGTGAGGAGGGACTTCTTCGTCAAGCTCGTTAAAGAGGTTCCGGGGTTGGAGCTGGCGAAGCCCATGGGCGCCTTCTACGCTTACCCGAGGCTCGCGGTGGAGGGCGATTGGGGCGACGATTACGGCTTCGCGAAAGCCCTACTGATGGAGGAGGGCGTGGCCGTCGTGCACGGGGGAGGGTTCTACGACTACAGGCGCGACAGGTTCAGGGTCGTCTTCCTGCCGCCCAGCGAGATGATGGCTGAAGCCGTGGAGAGGATAGAGAGGTTCATCGAGCGCCACTCGAGCTAGAGCCAATCAGTGGAGCGCCAGAGCGGGAGCCTCGTTCCAAGCCCCCTCCTAACCGCCTCCCTGTACAACCTGTAGGCGACTATGACGTCTTCGCACGCCATCCCGATTGGGCTGAAGAACCTCAACCCACCACCCTCCGGTTTCCCTCTCGCAACGATGCTGGCGATGCTCTCGATTCTACCCTCGTCGAGGAGGCCCCGCTTCCAGAGCTGCGTAAGGGAGACCCACTCCCTGCTCTTTATCTGCTCCCAGTAGTCCACTACGATCCTATCGGCCCTGAGCACAGTCGCTTCCTCGAACTCGTTCTTCCCGATTTCGATGCAAGCCACATCCCGCTTGAGCCACGAGTCCCTCACCACGGGGGATCGAGCGGTGGTTGCCGTAACGACGATGTCGCTGCCCCTCACGGCTTCCTCCAGTTTCTCCGCAACCCTCCCTCCAACCTCTCTCGCGACAGCCTCAGCCTTCCCCCGTATCAAGTCGTAGATTCTGAGCTCCACGCTCGGCAGCGCCCTTGCGATGCAGTGGGCTGCAGCTCTGCCCACGACTCCAGCCCCCACGATCGTCGCCGTAGCCGCGCCCTCGGGCGACAGGTACTTCGCCCCGACGCCGGCTACAGCACCCGTCCTCACGGCCGTTATGAGGGCCCCCTCCATCACGGCTAGCGGGCGGCCGGTCTCCGCATCGCTCAACACGACTACATCGAGTCCGTGGGGGAGTCCAATTTCGGGGTTCGTGTAGAAGCCTGCCGCCCACTTGATGCCGGCGACGTTGAGCTCCTTGAGGTACGCGGGCATCGCGATGATGTGCCCCTTCGGGGAACCGTCCTCCCGGTAGAACTCGAGGGCCACCTTCGGCGGCATGACAACCGTGCCTTCAGCCATCATCCTCAAGACCCTCTCCACATCAGACAGTGCAGCGCCAAAATCGAGGAGGCCGCACTCAATCAGGTCCTCCCTACTCAGGTAGAGGATGTCGAGCTGCACCAAAGGCTGGCGTACCAGACGAATATCAAGCTTTCCCACCGCTCCTTCAACCGCGAGCTTGATTGAGAGGGTTCTTAGCCTAGAGGGGCGCGATCAGCCTGTAGTACATCACCGTGGCTCGCACCGCAGGGATTGCTCGCACGAGATGCCCCATCATGACCTCCAGGTCTGCCAGCTTCAGCCCCGCTTCACCCTCACCCCTGACGAGCAGCAGGCGGCGCGAGACCGTCTCGGCTTTCTCGAAGAGCTTCTCGAGACGGCGGAGGTACTCGCCGACGTAGTACGACTTCTCCAGCTCGGCCTCGACCAGCTCAGCTTTCACGCCGGGGACTTCGACCTCAACCACGTCCATGTCGGTTATCCACTCCAGGCTGGTGATGGCGTTCTCCTCCTCGCTCGTTAAGCTCCGCTCGATGGGTACGGACGCCTCGAAGAGGAAAGCCTTCACATAGCGCCCCAGCTCGCTCAGCTCTTCGAGCGCCTCGCCCGGAACGAGCCTGTGGAGAGGGGTTCCCCTCTCGAGGGCCCCCCTCAGGATCTCTGGGTCAACCTTGAGCTTGCTCGCGAGTTGCAAAGCCACAGCGTCCTCGTCCACGTAGAACTCGATGAACGCCAGACCCCCGTGGGTCGCGGGTATGGGTGTGATGCCCTCGAGCTCGACGGGTCTCTCCGCCTCCAAGGCCACGCTGGGTGTGAGTTGGAGGGGCCAATCCCCCTTGAAGGACTGTATGGCGTCAATGTACTCAAAAGCTTGAGCGATGCTAATCCCCTTAACCCTCTCGCTGAGGAGGATCCTGTAGCCACCCTCATCGCTCATAAGCGCCTAGAGAGGCGCACGCAAATAAAACTGACCCGAAAGGGTGGACTCCCAGCCGGGACTCCCCGCTCTCTTGGGAGCTTGCACTCCGGATCAGCCAGCTGGGTTTTAATACTACCATGGGAGATTACCATTTGGTGAGCCCTATGGGTAAGCTTGTCAACGTCTCGGTGAAGGTCCCGAAAGAGCTGAAGGAACAGATGAAGCAGGTGGACGTCAATTGGAGCGAGTACCTAAGGAGCGTCATTGAGGCCAAAGTGAGGGAGGAACTGGCGAAGAAAGCTGCGAGCAGGCTTGACGAGATCAGGAGAGGGGCTGCGAAAGTTCAAACGGGTGAGATTGTCAAATGGCTGCGGGAGGATCGCGTGAGAGGCTCCGAGTAGTGCTCGACGCTAGCGTGGTGTCGAAGTGGATTGTACCGGGTGAGCCCTGGGAGGAAGAGGCTGCCCTCCTCTGCAAGAGAGTTGCGGAGGGTCGCGTGGAAGCTCACGTTCCAGCCCTCCTACTTTACGAGGTTTCCTCCGTGATTTTAAGAGTAGCCCGCGCGGGTGCGGTGAAGATGGAAGATGCCTTGGAGGCACTTGCGCTCCTCAACTACCTCTTGAGCGTGCACCCGGCCGAGTGGCGGGACATGCCGGAAATCGTAAGGCTCGCCCATGCTACGGGGCTGACCGTTTACGATTCCGCCTACCTTCACCTGGCTGCGAGCACTGGCGCGGTACTGGTGACAGCTGACGAGGAGCTAGCCACCAAGGGCAAGAGGGTTGCGGATGTCATCCATTTAGCCGATTTGGCATCCCGCCTGAGGAGGCTGGGGATCCCTTAAAGCCGCCCCAAAGGTCGAGGAGGAAGAGGGGCACGTCCTCATCGGAGAGAATGATGACGTTCCTCGGGTACCTTCTGTGCGGCTTCCCCGTCTTTACCTCGATCTTTAGGTTGCCGGCTATCACGTCAACTTCGTAACCGTTGCGCCAGAAGTACACCTCCCCGAACCTCCTGAAAGCGTGCTCCTGCACAACCCACTCGACCAGCGCTGCCCTCTGCGGCGGGAGGGCTAGGAGGCTTGAGAAAGCCCGGGCGGCAAAGGGGTCGCGGAAGAATATCTTCTTCTCGCGCCTGTAAAACACCCTGTCCCCGTGCCTCATGTAAGCGACTGAGACGAGGAACATGTCCTCCATCAGCCTCACGTAGTCCTGGACCGTGTTGTGGGATACGCCCAGCTCGCCGGCGATCGCGTTGTAGCTCAGCGCGCTCGGAGCCTTCGCGATCAGCTCCCTCGCGATGAGCCGGAGGAGCCTCGGGTTTCTACCCGCTTTCACCACGTCGCGTTCAACGCTCGCAACGAGATCCTCGGCGAACCTCGCGTCACTGTTGATGCTCCTCGGAAAACCCCCGGTCACGAGGTACTTCTCGAATAGCGCTACCAATCTACTGTGCTCACTGGGTTTCGGTTCAACCCCGAGCGCTGCGACGTACTCGGGGTAGCTGAGGGGGAGCACCTCGATCGTCCTACCCTCACCCCTCCTCCCGGGGAAGGCCTCAGCGAACGCTTTGATCCTGAAAGAGGCTGAACCGAGGAGGATGAGCACGTCGCTATCGAAGTAGCCCATATCGATGAACCCCTTCACGATCCTCCACCAATCCTCTAGACCGGTGACCTCATCGAGCACCACCACTGAGGATTTAACGCCGTGAGCCTGCCTGAAGCCCTGGTAGAACTCGAGCACCCTCCTCAGCTCCTTCACGTCCGCCGCCAAGTCGCAGTTGAAGTAGAAGATGGACGCGGGGTCCCGATCCTTCAACAGCTGCGAGATGAGGAGTTTCACGCCGGTCGTTTTGCCCACCTGCCTCGGCCCTAGAACGAAGTTGAGGGAGAAAGGCTTCAGTGAAACCGAGCTCAACCAGTTGGGCGTCCACTTGACCTCCATCCTGCTGAACTCCCGGAGATCCCTATCCCTTTCCACCCAGTTGCTCCACTCCCACCAGGGGTTCTGCGCGTAAGCTAAATACTCCATTCAGTCCTTAGACTGACAAGGACTTTTATATATTTTGTCAGTATACTGTCAAGGTAGACTTAAGGGCACGCGGTAACGGGGCGGCGTGCTCCAACTGGTTGCACAAGCCGTCGGCCTCATGCTGGCTGGAGTGGCCCTAGCTAGGCTGTACCCGAAGCCGGTTGACATCCTGAACAAGCTCCTCTTCTACGGTACACTTCCTCTCGCCCTAACGGTCTCCATCGTCAGGATCGCGGATCTGATAGCCTTCTCCCTCGCCTTCGGAGCGGCTTTAATTCACATGGCGGCTACGATGGGCGCCGCGATAGCTCTAGCCAAGCTTGCGAGACTCGAGTCGGGGAGGGAGCTAGTAACCCTCATCAGCCTCCCCAACGCCCTCTTCATCGCCTTCCCCCTAGCTGCAGCCCTGCTCGGCGACTCGAAGTACGCCGTCCCCCACGCTGTAGCCTTCAATGCGATCCTCGTCCTGCTCTTAGCCTACCTCGGCTCCAGGGGGCCTAGACGGGTCAGAGCCGCGGTAGCCCTGTACGCGGCCTCCTTCATCGCGGGTTTAGCGCTGAACCTCGCGGGCGCATACAGGGTAGCGGCCAGCTTCTTCGATACGTTGGCGAGAACCGTCAGCACGGTCAACCAGCTGTCCTTCGTCGTCGTCGGTGCC
The Thermofilaceae archaeon DNA segment above includes these coding regions:
- a CDS encoding HEPN domain-containing protein, coding for MFRSFGGVQVREEVKWWLKAAERNVERAEASIERGDFEAVAFWAQQAVEFSLRALILFKGEIPPKTHNLVELHRLVSDLLSGVREELLSELTPYYSVSRYPDIFMGVPVVHKSTAERFLRFSRELFERVREVIEHGVR
- a CDS encoding nucleotidyltransferase domain-containing protein gives rise to the protein MEYGDILRIVKRYLERLSERIEVAECYIFGSTARGDRLRSSDVDILVVSPSVEGLWPDERIRLAYELWGNELPADIFILTPSEFQNLKDRSVVLKDASRYWIKVV
- a CDS encoding nitroreductase family protein, yielding MENRDCINALLTRRSIRKFKKDDVPFDLVLKAIDIARHAPSARNWQPWEFVVVRDRERREQLSKIHPWARYAAEAPVAIVVLADQQRAPDSYMIDGSLAAMYLWLAIHCLGLGAVWLHTVPVADKVRQIIGAPDHLFPIGLFAVGYPDEQPPPRPRKELKEIVHLETYGRKLE
- a CDS encoding magnesium-dependent phosphatase-1; translated protein: MANCKLVALDLDKTLWDHPDVSSTVPPYRRVDADAIADSLGSLIRLRRGAREVLRELKRRGIALAVVSWNNYDIAVEALRALDLLDLFDIVIIEPHPHKDLMFKRLLKWARRKGIEAGDVVFLDDNPEMVEKVKRAWPAVRTLRFGHDVRSFEDLLGLLYPLQG
- a CDS encoding PIG-L deacetylase family protein, which translates into the protein MEGLEGLVSRLSYGEAVKAYLEMMREDLSRAFDRVRKVLCVQPHPDDTDIAAGGLVAKLASRGVEVAYVTLTDGGLGTMDPEMYPEKLALVRRREQEEAARLLGVKELVWLGYRDGELQPTLEARRELIRLIRWYKPDMVIAPDPWLTYEVHPDHRAAGILAVEAAFFSAHPHSIPLAEGLKPHPVRYVAFYWTRKPNAIIDVSEYMEVKMKAVRAHQSQYTPALEDSVRAYMRLMGKLIGAAYAEAFKVLNPFMMHSNTFAEDV
- a CDS encoding aminotransferase class I/II-fold pyridoxal phosphate-dependent enzyme encodes the protein MRAARRAGYVEYAIREIDALARQLERSGRRVIRLNIGDPVAYGLQPPQELRRLLAQAVEEGYNFYSPSEGLWELREAIAERERRVWGVDVSPEDVLVTTGVSEGISMLMAALIDEGDEVLLPSPCYPVYVPYVRLYGGVPKFYRVVEEGGVWRLGDDPAELVTPRTKAVVIINPHNPTGAVLSEGEVRKLVEAALSVGACVVSDEIYDELVLEGCYRSTAAVAGDAPLIVLNGFSKRWLVTGWRLGYMYFRGPGSEEVRDAVVKLARTRLCPPTPAQRAAALFLQREEPFVKQLREEVRVRRDFFVKLVKEVPGLELAKPMGAFYAYPRLAVEGDWGDDYGFAKALLMEEGVAVVHGGGFYDYRRDRFRVVFLPPSEMMAEAVERIERFIERHSS
- a CDS encoding ornithine cyclodeaminase family protein, producing the protein MQLDILYLSREDLIECGLLDFGAALSDVERVLRMMAEGTVVMPPKVALEFYREDGSPKGHIIAMPAYLKELNVAGIKWAAGFYTNPEIGLPHGLDVVVLSDAETGRPLAVMEGALITAVRTGAVAGVGAKYLSPEGAATATIVGAGVVGRAAAHCIARALPSVELRIYDLIRGKAEAVAREVGGRVAEKLEEAVRGSDIVVTATTARSPVVRDSWLKRDVACIEIGKNEFEEATVLRADRIVVDYWEQIKSREWVSLTQLWKRGLLDEGRIESIASIVARGKPEGGGLRFFSPIGMACEDVIVAYRLYREAVRRGLGTRLPLWRSTDWL
- a CDS encoding type II toxin-antitoxin system VapC family toxin; protein product: MAAGGSRERLRVVLDASVVSKWIVPGEPWEEEAALLCKRVAEGRVEAHVPALLLYEVSSVILRVARAGAVKMEDALEALALLNYLLSVHPAEWRDMPEIVRLAHATGLTVYDSAYLHLAASTGAVLVTADEELATKGKRVADVIHLADLASRLRRLGIP
- a CDS encoding ATP-binding protein, coding for MEYLAYAQNPWWEWSNWVERDRDLREFSRMEVKWTPNWLSSVSLKPFSLNFVLGPRQVGKTTGVKLLISQLLKDRDPASIFYFNCDLAADVKELRRVLEFYQGFRQAHGVKSSVVVLDEVTGLEDWWRIVKGFIDMGYFDSDVLILLGSASFRIKAFAEAFPGRRGEGRTIEVLPLSYPEYVAALGVEPKPSEHSRLVALFEKYLVTGGFPRSINSDARFAEDLVASVERDVVKAGRNPRLLRLIARELIAKAPSALSYNAIAGELGVSHNTVQDYVRLMEDMFLVSVAYMRHGDRVFYRREKKIFFRDPFAARAFSSLLALPPQRAALVEWVVQEHAFRRFGEVYFWRNGYEVDVIAGNLKIEVKTGKPHRRYPRNVIILSDEDVPLFLLDLWGGFKGSPASSGGMPNRLNG